Genomic segment of Iocasia fonsfrigidae:
TGATAGAAGAATATATTAAACCTTTAGTAATTGGTAAAGACGTATCAAAGATTAGTCAATTGTGGCATTTAATGCACCAAAATGGGTATTGGCGTAATGGTCCTATTGAAAATAATGCTATTTCTGGTGTGGATATGGCCCTGTGGGATATAAAAGGTAAAATGGCAAATATGCCTTTGTATGATCTTCTAGGTGGGAAATGCCGTGAAGGCGTACCTATTTATCGCCATGCAGATGGTAGAGATATAAATGAATTAATTGATAATATACTGGAATATAAAGAGCAGGGGATTACAACTATTCGCTGTCAATGTGGTGGCTATGGCGGTATTTATGGAACAGCACCATCAACTGCACCTGAGGGTTCACCTGAGGGAGTCTACTTGGATTCACATAAATATATGAGGGATACTGTAGAGTTATTTGATAGAATACGTAGTAAAGTTGGCTATGATATAAATCTTTGTCATGATGTACATGAACGGCTTCGACCAGTAGATGCAATTAAGTTAGCTCAAGAATTGGAACCATATAAATTATTTTTTTTAGAAGATGCTATTTCTTTAGAACAAGGTGAATGGTTACGTCAGTTGAGATCTAAGACAACTATACCATTAGCCCAGGGTGAGTTGTTTAATAATCCATATGAATGGAGATTTCTAATTAAGGAGCAATTAATTGATTTTATTAGGGTCCATATAAGCCAAATAGGAGGTATTACCCCTGCTCATAAATTGCAGATTTTTGCGGAAGAATTCGGGATAAAGACAGCCTGGCATGGACCTGGCGATATGTCTCCTGTAGCTCATGCAGCTAATATTCACATTGACCTTGCGTCACAGAATCTTGGTATTCAAGAGTGGTCTGGTACGGAACCACCTAATTTTATAATACAGGAGCTTAGTGATGCAAAAAAAGCGCTGCTTGATGTATTTTCCGGATTGCCTGAATATAAAGAAGGTTATGTGTATGCTAATGCTAAACCAGGGCTCGGCATTGATATTGATGAAGATGAAGCAGCTAAATACCCTTGTAAAAATAATGTTACTACTTGGACACAAACACGTCTTCGAGATGGTACATTACAGACTCCATAAAAATTGTTATATCTACAAAAAGACTTATCGGCTAGAGCAATTATTTTAAAGACATTTATTCATCATGTAGCTATAATAGAGGTCGATAATGACTGATAGTATTTATAATGATTTACAATAGTATTATTTTATTTATTACCTTTTTTGATTTTTCAAATAACTACCTCAAGTAAATAAGGGGTTTAAAGGTAGCCCTTTATATAAATTAAAAAAGAAGGGGGGGATAGTGAGTTTAGTAATAATAATTTTTACAAAAATCAAAAAACAAACGGAGGGATAAATGTGAAAAAAATAAGTATAGTCTTATTTATTAGTATGTTGGTTGTAGCAATGATTGGTGGCAATATTTTAGCCAAAGATTTGAATCCTAGTCCAGAAAACCCAGTAACTCTTCGTATTGGTGCCGGTGATGCTCAAGAAGATTTAGCAGTAGGTCTGGAATATACAATAATTAAGCTTTTTGAATCTATGGTTGAAACTAATACCAGTGGGGCTATCCAGGTGGAAATTTTCCCAGGAGGACAGCTGGGTTCCTTAATGTCTATGTTAGAAGCAGTACAGGGCGGACAATTAGAGGCTATGTCTGGGACAGGGGTAATAACCTCTATATACCCTGAATGGCAGGTGTTTTCAATTCCATATCTGTTCCAGAACTCTGATATAGCTATGTCTGTAATGAATGAAAGTGATTTTATGGCAGATATCTATGAAGATATGAGAGAAGAAACAGGAGTCAGGGTTTTAGGTGTAGCTCAGAATGGATTTAGACACTTTACTAATAATGAAAGAGTAATAAAAACCCCAGAAGATTTAAAAGGACTTAAATTTAGAGTAATGCAAGGTCAAATTTACCAGAAGGTTGTTGAAGCAGCTGGTGGAACTGCAACTCCAATAGCCTGGTCTGAACTTTATACAGCCCTCCAAACTGGGGTAGTTGATGGTCAGGAAAACCCTATTTCAGCTGTAAAATTAGGGAGTTTAGATGAAGTACAAAAATATATTACCTTAGATGGTCATCTGTGGAGCGAAAACTTTTTAGTTATCAATGATGAATTCTTTAATAGTCTACCGAAAAAGTATCAAGTAGAAATATTAAATGCAGGTAAAGAAGCCGCTCTAGCTGGTACCGCCTCTGAACACATTGCTTCCTACGTTAATGGTGTTAATTATGTAACAGAAAAAGGAATGTCAATTTATAGACCTACTCCTGCTGAGTTAGAATTATTTAAAGCCAAGACTCAACCATCAGTAATTGAATGGTTAAGTTCTGAAATTGGTTCAGATGTTGTAGAGGGTATGTTAGATACTGTTGAAAAATATGAAAAGAAATTAGGTTATAAATAAATAAAAACCTGTCCTATCAGAGATAATCTTATCTCTGATAGGACAACTATAGTTAATAGGAGGGGATATTTTTGCTTAATAGTCTAAAAAATATTACAGTAACTATCAGTGATTCAATTAATAAAGTAGCAAAAATAACAGCGGTTATATTTCTAGCTGTATTAGTAAGCATAGTCTTATTACAGATAGTTTTTCGCTATATCTTAAATTTAGGCCTTCCCTGGGTTGATGAACTTTCACGTTTTTTAAATATCTGGATAGGATTTTTAGGTGCCAGTATTGGGTTTAAATATGGTGAGCATGTTGGTGTTGCGTTTTTTGTTGAGAAGTTACCCGAAAAAAAATTAAGGATATTTAACTTTGTAACCAAGCTAATATCATTAGCCCTATTTATTTTTGTTATCTACTATAGTTTTGGATTTATTGTAGATTCAAGATCATTAACACCTGCTATGAATCTATCGTATAAATGGCCTAAATCCAGTTTATTTATAGGTTTTAGTATTATAGGTATTCACTTGGTAAGTTTTATTCTAACAGATATAGTTGACTTTATGAATGGTAATTTTTCTATAGCTAAGTCTAATAACTCATAATTAATTGTTTTAATATACTTATCTTAAAATTTAGAAATCAGCCAATAATATTGAATTAAGAGGGAGGATTAAGAATGATATATTTGTTGCTTATTGCCTTTTTTGTATTATTAATTTCTAATATCCCAATTGCTTTTACTCTATTATTTTCTTCTTCTATATTTTTGCATGAATGGGGAATGATTTCTCCAGGTATCCTACCGAATAAAGTATTTAATGGCATCAATTCTTTTCCATATCTGGCCGTACCATTTTTTATCCTGGCAGGTCAATTAATGAATAAGACAGGAATTACAACTAGACTGGTTAAATTTGCAGATATTGTTATAGGGAAAATACATGGTGGTCTGGCCCAGGCCAATATATTATCCAGTATAATATTTGCAGGTTTAACTGGCTCAGGGGTTGCTGATACATCAGCAGTTGGATCTATACTAATTCCAGCAATGACCGAGCAAGGCTTTGATAAAGATTATAGTGCAGCAGTTACTGCCGCTTCTTCAGTAATCGGTCCAATTATCCCTCCTAGTGTATTAATGGTTATTTATGCTAATATCGTAGGGATATCTGTTGGGGATTTATTTGTGGCCGGTTTTATTCCTGGTGTATTAATAGGCTTAGGATTAATGATTTTAGCATATTACTTTGCCAAAAGAGATAACCATCCCAGAAGAACTGAAGCAGTATCGACTAAAGAGGT
This window contains:
- a CDS encoding DctP family TRAP transporter solute-binding subunit, with the translated sequence MKKISIVLFISMLVVAMIGGNILAKDLNPSPENPVTLRIGAGDAQEDLAVGLEYTIIKLFESMVETNTSGAIQVEIFPGGQLGSLMSMLEAVQGGQLEAMSGTGVITSIYPEWQVFSIPYLFQNSDIAMSVMNESDFMADIYEDMREETGVRVLGVAQNGFRHFTNNERVIKTPEDLKGLKFRVMQGQIYQKVVEAAGGTATPIAWSELYTALQTGVVDGQENPISAVKLGSLDEVQKYITLDGHLWSENFLVINDEFFNSLPKKYQVEILNAGKEAALAGTASEHIASYVNGVNYVTEKGMSIYRPTPAELELFKAKTQPSVIEWLSSEIGSDVVEGMLDTVEKYEKKLGYK
- a CDS encoding enolase C-terminal domain-like protein, with product MAIKIRDVKVILTAPEGINLVVVKVETTEPELYGLGCATFAYRHLAVKCLIEEYIKPLVIGKDVSKISQLWHLMHQNGYWRNGPIENNAISGVDMALWDIKGKMANMPLYDLLGGKCREGVPIYRHADGRDINELIDNILEYKEQGITTIRCQCGGYGGIYGTAPSTAPEGSPEGVYLDSHKYMRDTVELFDRIRSKVGYDINLCHDVHERLRPVDAIKLAQELEPYKLFFLEDAISLEQGEWLRQLRSKTTIPLAQGELFNNPYEWRFLIKEQLIDFIRVHISQIGGITPAHKLQIFAEEFGIKTAWHGPGDMSPVAHAANIHIDLASQNLGIQEWSGTEPPNFIIQELSDAKKALLDVFSGLPEYKEGYVYANAKPGLGIDIDEDEAAKYPCKNNVTTWTQTRLRDGTLQTP
- a CDS encoding TRAP transporter small permease, whose protein sequence is MLNSLKNITVTISDSINKVAKITAVIFLAVLVSIVLLQIVFRYILNLGLPWVDELSRFLNIWIGFLGASIGFKYGEHVGVAFFVEKLPEKKLRIFNFVTKLISLALFIFVIYYSFGFIVDSRSLTPAMNLSYKWPKSSLFIGFSIIGIHLVSFILTDIVDFMNGNFSIAKSNNS